One window of the Anoplolepis gracilipes chromosome 9, ASM4749672v1, whole genome shotgun sequence genome contains the following:
- the LOC140669242 gene encoding uncharacterized protein isoform X1 → MRKAVSVLALIAFACDISRDPLVHGGSIGNPEVAGRSDDYEHQKEPNGRFNDAEVSRRSVEDLHERSPSEPIGRWRSNGEALEPKWRDGDYIPLLPFSHYRSYTRDEVDDVEDFPEISRRPFKHRYSIDQPNRPRGSPDRRGVPSPGNYDEMTYRSREDYPREKRPSKNPRDEEETIESAATNDGKRSRNIVDDSANNREVTSRYREAFQARPDEYEHEFNDEEYMKPRPRKRRPPQNYEFALANEASSNEENEESRDFSPPNGSENLPVMTPTSDNERENALELKSLLKMQQEEGLSLSEILQRRNLSLSDLLKGKSDVINALKSKIADESDEYIEEMSRVMSDSLMKLAATGTPPWKSMTTKSTPVKIAANTSNTSDNSISRIMIVSHIVSKKYDEVSSNDTHRVKEESKDAKNIATQSMRDSLWRRITSTTPPIVSTVITTSTTSPPIAINSMEYFLNDDGNAGSTSDRVAKFGNLDEDEIMEFSDFTDFKKGKSSATNERIVSQQQPRDIESTLSIEQILNPTERIEPTRYRENDQNGNTESNNDKKIIQDNNQSILLGEPAFAEDYNTFIETEYQNDAPIPKEDHGKQNKVKSNPSASQTDTVTSPLERKHIANPNDDTKKLYDKNHSTEYHQVIRSPMEKIHDRASLENHNNADGRRYEEVISEIEPEARAEIFELFASGSAGKRLERLLKSRNMSVEELIALRQRGSSKVHLTEVSRLRVTKPQNNLQTLETSNANNEEIIILSPTKNANGRVVDEGKKLSEEEDTMREKTEESLTQFIKQDIMSYLHNPFFDKDVENISMSRLLDLVERDKNASRETFPENDTLAEHSELKNSRQAVQIVDLLTTFGSLPFVKEVQRQFETAEIDNEFEPKLSIDKDNASVVSVDEETKIIGADNSSGQFHTGYVKEIVREEPNVIDIRTIYGETMSEKEERKTLSHMKPSIIASGAILGVTIVVFLAIFIVCRIRQKQKYTYRNTFSRAVFQNPVMVARKLSNSSSLSTVMVNVVATSTTKRPERTEMQEAVEEFDGKSDMDNDSLDGNDSWETIPDYAK, encoded by the exons ATGCGGAAGGCGGTTTCCGTGCTCGCGCTAATCGCATTTGCGTGTGACATCTCGCGCGACCCTCTGGTCCACGGTGGCTCCATCGGGAATCCGGAAGTTGCGGGAAGAAGCGATGACTATGAGCATCAG AAGGAACCGAATGGACGGTTCAACGACGCGGAAGTGTCACGAAGATCCGTGGAGGATCTTCATGAGCGAAGTCCGAGCGAGCCCATAGGTAGATGGAGAAGCAACGGAGAGGCTCTCGAACCAAAGTGGCGAGACGGTGATTATATACCTCTTCTACCATTTTCTCACTATCGGTCCTACACAAGGGACGAGGTCGACGACGTCGAGGACTTTCCCGAAATAAGTCGTCGACCGTTCAAGCATCGTTACTCGATCGACCAACCGAATCGTCCTCGAGGAAGTCCAGACAGGCGAGGCGTTCCATCTCCGGGCAACTACGACGAAATGACATATCGAAGTCGCGAAGATTATCCGCGCGAAAAACGTCCATCGAAAAATCCGCGCGATGAGGAAGAAACGATCGAGAGCGCGGCGACCAACGATGGGAAACGCAGTCGCAACATCGTCGACGATTCGGCCAACAACAGGGAAGTCACCTCGAGATATCGCGAGGCCTTCCAGGCTCGACCTGACGAGTACGAGCACGAGTTCAACGACGAGGAATACATGAAACCTCGCCCAAGGAAAAGGAGACCACCGCAGAATTACGAGTTTGCTCTAGCGAACGAAGCATCTTCTAATGAGGAAAACGAAGAATCGAGAGATTTCTCGCCGCCAAACGGCAGTGAGAATCTCCCGGTAATGACGCCTACGTCCGACAACGAACGAGAAAACGCGCTCGAGCTGAAATCACTCTTGAAGATGCAGCAAGAAGAGGGTTTGAGTCTCTCAGAGATTTTGCAACGCAGAAATCTAAGCTTAAGCGATCTCTTGAAGGGCAAGTCCGATGTGATCAACGCTCTGAAATCGAAAATCGCCGATGAGTCCGACGAATACATCGAGGAGATGTCGAGGGTAATGTCCGATTCGTTAATGAAGCTCGCTGCAACGGGAACACCACCTTGGAAGTCCATGACGACCAAAAGTACTCCTGTAAAAATTGCTGCAAATACTTCAAATACTTCAGATAACTCCATATCCAGGATAATGATCGTCTCGCATATAGTTTCAAAGAAGTATGACGAAGTATCTTCAAACGACACACATCGCGTTAAAGAAGAATCTAAGgatgcaaaaaatatcgcaACACAATCCATGCGCGATTCTTTGTGGCGAAGAATAACTTCGACAACTCCTCCGATCGTCTCGACGGTGATTACCACGTCGACGACGTCGCCGCCGATCGCGATAAACTCCATGGAGTACTTTCTGAACGACGACGGCAACGCGGGATCGACGAGCGATCGCGTAGCAAAATTCGGAAATCTTGACGAGGACGAAATCATGGAATTCTCGGATTTTACAGACTTCAAGAAGGGAAAGAGTTCAGCGACGAACGAGAGGATCGTCTCGCAACAACAACCTCGCGATATCGAGTCCACTTTGAGCATCGAACAAATTCTTAATCCCACGGAGCGCATCGAACCGACGAGATATCGCGAGAACGATCAGAACGGCAATACTGAAAGtaataacgataaaaaaattattcaggaTAACAATCAATCAATTCTTCTTGGCGAACCGGCGTTTGCGGAGGATTATAACACGTTTATCGAAACCGAATATCAGAATGATGCTCCGATCCCTAAAGAAGATCATGGAAAGCAGAATAAAGTGAAGAGTAATCCAAGCGCTAGTCAAACTGACACTGTCACGAGTCCACTTGAGAGAAAACACATCGCGAATCCAAACGATGATACAAAGAAACTGTATGATAAGAATCACTCGACCGAGTATCATCAAGTGATCCGATCGCCGATGGAAAAGATTCACGATCGCGCGAGTCTAGAGAACCATAATAATGCAGATGGTAGGCGTTATGAAGAAGTCATCTCCGAGATCGAGCCAGAGGCACGAGCGGAGATCTTCGAGCTATTCGCGTCCGGTTCAGCCGGCAAACGATTGGAGCGGCTTCTAAAGTCGAGAAACATGAGCGTGGAGGAGTTAATAGCACTACGTCAAAGAGGGTCTAGCAAGGTGCACTTGACGGAAGTGTCGCGATTGAGAGTAACTAAACCGCAGAACAATCTTCAGACCTTGGAAACCTCCAATGCAAACaatgaagaaattattatactctCACCAACTAAGAATGCCAATGGACGCGTGGTCGACGAAGGTAAGAAGCTCTCTGAAGAGGAAGACACGATGAGAGAGAAGACGGAAGAATCGCTGACTCAGTTCATCAAGCAAGACATCATGAGCTATCTACACAATCCGTTCTTCGACAAGGACGTGGAGAACATATCGATGTCAAGATTGTTGGATCTCGTCGAGCGTGACAAGAACGCGTCGAGGGAAACGTTTCCTGAAAATGATACACTAGCTGAACATAGCGAACTGAAGAATTCTCGTCAAGCGGTGCAGATCGTCGATTTACTTACGACATTCGGTTCTCTTCCTTTCGTAAAGGAAGTGCAGCGACAGTTTGAGACGGCCGAAATCGACAACGAATTTGAACCTAAGCTTTCGATAGACAAGGATAACGCGAGCGTAGTGTCAGTCGACGAGGAAACGAAGATCATTGGAGCCGATAACTCTTCTGGTCAATTCCATACCGGGTATGTGAAAGAAATCGTAAGGGAGGAACCGAATGTCATCGATATAAGAACGATTTATGGGGAAACAATGAgcgagaaagaagagagaaagacccTGTCACATATGAAGCCAAGCATAATAGCGAGCGGCGCGATATTAGGCGTGACGATCGTCGTGTTCCTGGCGATTTTCATCGTGTGCCGGATTCGTCAGAAGCAGAAGTACACGTACAGAAACACGTTTTCTCGCGCGGTGTTCCAGAACCCGGTTATGGTGGCGAGAAAGCTGTCGAATTCCAGTAGCCTAAGCACCGTGATGGTAAACGTCGTCGCGACATCAACGACCAAGAGGCCCGAAAGAACGGAAATGCAGGAGGCCGTGGAGGAGTTTGACGGTAAAAGCGACATGGACAACGACTCGCTGGACGGAAACGACAGCTGGGAGACGATACCCGATTacgcgaaataa
- the LOC140669242 gene encoding uncharacterized protein isoform X2 — MRKAVSVLALIAFACDISRDPLVHGGSIGNPEVAGRSDDYEHQEPNGRFNDAEVSRRSVEDLHERSPSEPIGRWRSNGEALEPKWRDGDYIPLLPFSHYRSYTRDEVDDVEDFPEISRRPFKHRYSIDQPNRPRGSPDRRGVPSPGNYDEMTYRSREDYPREKRPSKNPRDEEETIESAATNDGKRSRNIVDDSANNREVTSRYREAFQARPDEYEHEFNDEEYMKPRPRKRRPPQNYEFALANEASSNEENEESRDFSPPNGSENLPVMTPTSDNERENALELKSLLKMQQEEGLSLSEILQRRNLSLSDLLKGKSDVINALKSKIADESDEYIEEMSRVMSDSLMKLAATGTPPWKSMTTKSTPVKIAANTSNTSDNSISRIMIVSHIVSKKYDEVSSNDTHRVKEESKDAKNIATQSMRDSLWRRITSTTPPIVSTVITTSTTSPPIAINSMEYFLNDDGNAGSTSDRVAKFGNLDEDEIMEFSDFTDFKKGKSSATNERIVSQQQPRDIESTLSIEQILNPTERIEPTRYRENDQNGNTESNNDKKIIQDNNQSILLGEPAFAEDYNTFIETEYQNDAPIPKEDHGKQNKVKSNPSASQTDTVTSPLERKHIANPNDDTKKLYDKNHSTEYHQVIRSPMEKIHDRASLENHNNADGRRYEEVISEIEPEARAEIFELFASGSAGKRLERLLKSRNMSVEELIALRQRGSSKVHLTEVSRLRVTKPQNNLQTLETSNANNEEIIILSPTKNANGRVVDEGKKLSEEEDTMREKTEESLTQFIKQDIMSYLHNPFFDKDVENISMSRLLDLVERDKNASRETFPENDTLAEHSELKNSRQAVQIVDLLTTFGSLPFVKEVQRQFETAEIDNEFEPKLSIDKDNASVVSVDEETKIIGADNSSGQFHTGYVKEIVREEPNVIDIRTIYGETMSEKEERKTLSHMKPSIIASGAILGVTIVVFLAIFIVCRIRQKQKYTYRNTFSRAVFQNPVMVARKLSNSSSLSTVMVNVVATSTTKRPERTEMQEAVEEFDGKSDMDNDSLDGNDSWETIPDYAK; from the exons ATGCGGAAGGCGGTTTCCGTGCTCGCGCTAATCGCATTTGCGTGTGACATCTCGCGCGACCCTCTGGTCCACGGTGGCTCCATCGGGAATCCGGAAGTTGCGGGAAGAAGCGATGACTATGAGCATCAG GAACCGAATGGACGGTTCAACGACGCGGAAGTGTCACGAAGATCCGTGGAGGATCTTCATGAGCGAAGTCCGAGCGAGCCCATAGGTAGATGGAGAAGCAACGGAGAGGCTCTCGAACCAAAGTGGCGAGACGGTGATTATATACCTCTTCTACCATTTTCTCACTATCGGTCCTACACAAGGGACGAGGTCGACGACGTCGAGGACTTTCCCGAAATAAGTCGTCGACCGTTCAAGCATCGTTACTCGATCGACCAACCGAATCGTCCTCGAGGAAGTCCAGACAGGCGAGGCGTTCCATCTCCGGGCAACTACGACGAAATGACATATCGAAGTCGCGAAGATTATCCGCGCGAAAAACGTCCATCGAAAAATCCGCGCGATGAGGAAGAAACGATCGAGAGCGCGGCGACCAACGATGGGAAACGCAGTCGCAACATCGTCGACGATTCGGCCAACAACAGGGAAGTCACCTCGAGATATCGCGAGGCCTTCCAGGCTCGACCTGACGAGTACGAGCACGAGTTCAACGACGAGGAATACATGAAACCTCGCCCAAGGAAAAGGAGACCACCGCAGAATTACGAGTTTGCTCTAGCGAACGAAGCATCTTCTAATGAGGAAAACGAAGAATCGAGAGATTTCTCGCCGCCAAACGGCAGTGAGAATCTCCCGGTAATGACGCCTACGTCCGACAACGAACGAGAAAACGCGCTCGAGCTGAAATCACTCTTGAAGATGCAGCAAGAAGAGGGTTTGAGTCTCTCAGAGATTTTGCAACGCAGAAATCTAAGCTTAAGCGATCTCTTGAAGGGCAAGTCCGATGTGATCAACGCTCTGAAATCGAAAATCGCCGATGAGTCCGACGAATACATCGAGGAGATGTCGAGGGTAATGTCCGATTCGTTAATGAAGCTCGCTGCAACGGGAACACCACCTTGGAAGTCCATGACGACCAAAAGTACTCCTGTAAAAATTGCTGCAAATACTTCAAATACTTCAGATAACTCCATATCCAGGATAATGATCGTCTCGCATATAGTTTCAAAGAAGTATGACGAAGTATCTTCAAACGACACACATCGCGTTAAAGAAGAATCTAAGgatgcaaaaaatatcgcaACACAATCCATGCGCGATTCTTTGTGGCGAAGAATAACTTCGACAACTCCTCCGATCGTCTCGACGGTGATTACCACGTCGACGACGTCGCCGCCGATCGCGATAAACTCCATGGAGTACTTTCTGAACGACGACGGCAACGCGGGATCGACGAGCGATCGCGTAGCAAAATTCGGAAATCTTGACGAGGACGAAATCATGGAATTCTCGGATTTTACAGACTTCAAGAAGGGAAAGAGTTCAGCGACGAACGAGAGGATCGTCTCGCAACAACAACCTCGCGATATCGAGTCCACTTTGAGCATCGAACAAATTCTTAATCCCACGGAGCGCATCGAACCGACGAGATATCGCGAGAACGATCAGAACGGCAATACTGAAAGtaataacgataaaaaaattattcaggaTAACAATCAATCAATTCTTCTTGGCGAACCGGCGTTTGCGGAGGATTATAACACGTTTATCGAAACCGAATATCAGAATGATGCTCCGATCCCTAAAGAAGATCATGGAAAGCAGAATAAAGTGAAGAGTAATCCAAGCGCTAGTCAAACTGACACTGTCACGAGTCCACTTGAGAGAAAACACATCGCGAATCCAAACGATGATACAAAGAAACTGTATGATAAGAATCACTCGACCGAGTATCATCAAGTGATCCGATCGCCGATGGAAAAGATTCACGATCGCGCGAGTCTAGAGAACCATAATAATGCAGATGGTAGGCGTTATGAAGAAGTCATCTCCGAGATCGAGCCAGAGGCACGAGCGGAGATCTTCGAGCTATTCGCGTCCGGTTCAGCCGGCAAACGATTGGAGCGGCTTCTAAAGTCGAGAAACATGAGCGTGGAGGAGTTAATAGCACTACGTCAAAGAGGGTCTAGCAAGGTGCACTTGACGGAAGTGTCGCGATTGAGAGTAACTAAACCGCAGAACAATCTTCAGACCTTGGAAACCTCCAATGCAAACaatgaagaaattattatactctCACCAACTAAGAATGCCAATGGACGCGTGGTCGACGAAGGTAAGAAGCTCTCTGAAGAGGAAGACACGATGAGAGAGAAGACGGAAGAATCGCTGACTCAGTTCATCAAGCAAGACATCATGAGCTATCTACACAATCCGTTCTTCGACAAGGACGTGGAGAACATATCGATGTCAAGATTGTTGGATCTCGTCGAGCGTGACAAGAACGCGTCGAGGGAAACGTTTCCTGAAAATGATACACTAGCTGAACATAGCGAACTGAAGAATTCTCGTCAAGCGGTGCAGATCGTCGATTTACTTACGACATTCGGTTCTCTTCCTTTCGTAAAGGAAGTGCAGCGACAGTTTGAGACGGCCGAAATCGACAACGAATTTGAACCTAAGCTTTCGATAGACAAGGATAACGCGAGCGTAGTGTCAGTCGACGAGGAAACGAAGATCATTGGAGCCGATAACTCTTCTGGTCAATTCCATACCGGGTATGTGAAAGAAATCGTAAGGGAGGAACCGAATGTCATCGATATAAGAACGATTTATGGGGAAACAATGAgcgagaaagaagagagaaagacccTGTCACATATGAAGCCAAGCATAATAGCGAGCGGCGCGATATTAGGCGTGACGATCGTCGTGTTCCTGGCGATTTTCATCGTGTGCCGGATTCGTCAGAAGCAGAAGTACACGTACAGAAACACGTTTTCTCGCGCGGTGTTCCAGAACCCGGTTATGGTGGCGAGAAAGCTGTCGAATTCCAGTAGCCTAAGCACCGTGATGGTAAACGTCGTCGCGACATCAACGACCAAGAGGCCCGAAAGAACGGAAATGCAGGAGGCCGTGGAGGAGTTTGACGGTAAAAGCGACATGGACAACGACTCGCTGGACGGAAACGACAGCTGGGAGACGATACCCGATTacgcgaaataa